ATATCTTCAGGCTCTGTGTGCACGATCTCGAAACTGTCCGATGCCTTTTCCATCAGACGCGGCAGGGAGAGTACTTTTTCATTCACGTCTTCTTCGGCATCGATCAGCAGAATCGTACGCAGTTCGGGAAGCTTGTCCATCTGGGGAGCGATCTTTTTCTCATACAGCCTTTGCGTCGTCAGCAGTCCTCTGGCATCACCGCGCTGCATCCGCTGCAGTATCGGTTCGGGACCGAACTGGGAGAAGAGCGGACACATCACCGAACCGTTCTTCAGTATTCCCATCGCACCAATGTAAAGTTCGGGAAGGCGTGTCGAAAGTGTATAGATACGTTCACCCTTTTCAAAGCCCAGTGATTTTAGCACATTGGCGAACTTCGCACTCTCCCGTTTCATCTGTGCAAAGGTATAGGTACGCGTCTCGCCGTTCTCTCCCAACCATATCAGGGCCAGTTTCTCGGCCAGCGCACCGTTGGCATGGCGGTCTATCGCTTCATGGGCGATGTTCAGGCCGCCTGAAGGCAGCCCTTCGAATTCCTTGGCAACACTTTCCCATTCAAAGCTGTCGTAGGTAGATTCATAGTCCGTCATATTGGGCTGCACTGAAAAATCAGCAGGATTTTTTTTGATCCGTTTTTCTTCCATCTCTTCTCCTTCTCTTTAATTTTCTATAGTATAATCCAAAATGGTTAATAAAGTAAAAATGCGGTCATGGAGATTTATCGACAGCCCAGCGGCTTCGGCACAATGGAATATGGCCGTAGATGAAGCCCTGCTTTATACTTTCAAGGAAGAGGATCTGCCTATTTTGCGCCTCTACAAATGGAAAAAACCCTCATTGAGTTTCGGCCGTTTTTCAAAGCCAAAAGAGACGCTCGACTGGGAAAAGATCCGTACAGAGGATATTCCTTACGTCAGGCGTATTACGGGAGGCGGTATTCTGGTTCATAGTAACGATATATCCTATTCACTGATCGTTCCGCGTTCGTTTATAAAAAATAAGGGAGTCAAAGAAGGCTACAGAGAGCTATGCGCTTTTCTGATCCGGCTTTATGAAAACCTGGGAATCAATGCTGATTTTGCCTACGACCTGCAGCTGCCCCAGTCACAAAGCCCTGTTTGTCTTGCCGGTACGGAAGCCTACGACATCATGACAGACGGCAGGAAGATCGGCGGCAATGCCCAACGGCATACACACCATGCGCTGCTGCAGCACGGGACGATCCCTTTGACGATAGATCATGAACGTTTTGAAAAGCTTTTCCTGGGAGACTCCGGCCTGTCGGAGGCAGCAACATTAAAAGAAACCAATAGCCGATTGACAGCAGCAGCCCTGAAAAAAGAGATCATCAAAGCCTTTAGCGATATATTTGACACTATAATCACAGAAGAGCCTTTACGTGATGAGGAACAGATACTTGCACAAAAACTTTTTGACAAAAAATACAGCCAGGAGAGATGGAATGTCCACGCAGAACACAATCTATAAAAAGCCGGAATGGTTGAGAAAGAAGATCACGCTGAGCAGTCTGCGTGAAGTTGAGGCCATCATCTCCAAAGGCAAGCTCCATACCGTCTGCCAGGAAGCCATGTGTCCCAACATCGGTGAGTGCTTTTCCCGTAAACAGGCAACGTTTCTGATACTGGGCAAAGAGTGTACCCGCCACTGCACATTCTGCAACGTTTCCAAAGAAATACCGCTTCCGCCCGATCCGGATGAACCGAACCATGTGGCAGAATCCGTTGAAGCGATGGGTTTGAGACATGTGGTCATCACCAGTCCCACACGTGACGACCTTCCCGACGGCGGCGCGGAACATTTTGCCAAAGTGGTCCAGGCCATCAAAGCGTACGATGAAACGATCATTGTGGAACTGCTCATCCCCGACCTGCAGGAGAATGAGGCAGCGTTGAAAGTCATCGTCCACAGCGGTGCCGAGATCATCGGGCACAATCTGGAAACGGTACCCAGACTCTACCATATCCGCAAAGGGGCGAAATACGAACGTTCCCTGCGTGTCCTTAAAAAACTTTCCCAGTTCAATCCTGCTGTCAGGACCAAAAGCGGGATCATGCTTGGATTGGGGGAAAAAGAAGAGGAAGTGACAGCATTGCTGCAGGACCTTCTGGACCACGACTGCAAACTGCTAAGCATCGGGCAGTACCTTTCACCCTCTTCAGAGCACACCCAAGTCGTCGAATTCATTCCGCCGGAACGTTTTGAGCATTTCCATGATGTCGGTATGGCCATGGGCTTTGACTTTATCAAAAGTTCGCCCTATACCCGCAGCAGCTACATGGCGGATGAATATCTAAAGTCTTAGTTTATGATTCTATAAACTCATCCAGCGCTTTTTCTACCGGGATCATATACATCAGTGCCGGGCCGCCATGCATGAGTACTGCCTGCATGGCCGCATCGATGACCTCTTCCCTGCTTGCACCGTTGGTCAGCGCTCCTTTGACATGCAGGGCGATACACCATTCACACTGTGCTGCTATGGCAAGAGCGACATTGATAAGGTCTTTGTCTTTCGAAGCCAGCGCACCTGGTTTTTCAACACTCATCATGAACTGGTTGAATGCTGCGGTCTGCTTGGGAGACTCTTTCTGCAGACGTTCTACCAGTGCTTTTATTTCATTGAGTTTTTCAGTATAGGTACCCATTTCATACTCCTTCATTCTTACTGTTTTTTATCATTATATATGCAAATAGTAAACGAAAAATGTACCCGCCACTCAAAACAGAGTGCTACCTTCAACCCGAAATTTACAATAGAAGTCAAAGATCTATTACAGATCATTGCCTTATGGGCATTCATAAAACATCATCAATGTATCACCCATAGTGTCTTTTGACATATGTCAAAGCCTCTTCTTTGCTTGAGACCACGCCATCCAGCTGTAATTCATACACCTCATCCAGAATGACCCCGAATTTTGTTGAAGGCTGCATCCCCAGAGCTATGAGATCCCTGCCCTGCAAAAGAGGTTCGATCGGCCTGTTTTTCACCTTCAGCTCTTTCGCTTTTTCAAGCAGCCACTCTCCCGCCGTATAGACACCTGTTCTGGCTTCAGCTGTTGTACGCCCCAGAAAATCCGCTTTGGCAACCAGCACCAGTTCTTCGATGCTCACTTTGGTTGCCAACCTGCGTATGGCAGCCGCTTTGGCTCCCTGTTTATAGAACTGAGACGGTTTGAGATGATGCTCCACCAGAGGCAGGATACTCTCGATAAAATCATGTTCCTCAGTCAATCGATACATGAATGACCTTGCGGGTTCAGTACCTGCCTTTTCATGTCCGATCGCCTTGATACACCCCTCTTCTACCGTTGTAGTCATCGGTTTTCCAAAGTCATGACACAATTCAGCGAACAAAAGCTTCAGTGCTCTTTTTTTATTCCGGTATTTATCTGTGGTGCTGTCGGGGGACAGCACCCTACGCGACCTGCTTTCTACTTTCTCTTCCTTGTTGAGTATTGACACCATTGCGTCAAGACTCAGCATTGTGTGCACCCACACATCCCCCTCGGGATGATACTTCAAATCCTGTGGTACACCGATGGTCGCTTCCAGTTCCGGGAAATACCTTAGCACACCCAGCTCTCTCATCAGTTCAAATCCTACTGAGGGTTTTTTTGCTTTTAAAAGGAGTTTTTTGAACTCTGCATAGACTCTTTCTTTTGGCAGTTCTTCAAGCATACCCTTTTCAGTCATCTGCCTGCAGAGTACCTTGGTCTCTTCAGCCAGAGAAAAACCGAATCTTGCACAGAACTGCACCGCCCTGTAGACACGAAGTGGGTCTTCGACAAAAGAGCTGTCATCGATGTGCCTCACTATTTTATGTTCTATATCATTCTGCGCATTGAACGGGTCCAGAAAACGTTTCTTCTCTATCTCATACCCCATGGCATTGATGGTAAAATCCCGTCGTCTTGCTGCCGTTTTGAAGTCCAGTTTTCCGTCTACCCGGACGTCAAAACCTTTATGACCTTTGCCGGTCTTCGATTCCAGACGCGGGAAAGAAAAATCATACTCATCACCCTCATTGATGAATTTCAATACGCCAAAACTTTTTCCCACATGATTGACCGAACCATATTCAGACAGGATCTTCTCCAGGTCCGAAAGTGATGTCAATCCATAGACTTCAATGTCATAATCTTTGATAGGAAGTTTGAGAAAATGATCACGGACTGAACCACCCACTACAATAGCCCTGGCACCTTCTTCATGAACTCTTTTTGAAATGGTCTCTAATATCTGTGGTATTTGCATAGAGATACTATAATGATTCTGATCTATCTGCCATAATACGAGACAATACTTGCTTTTGAGATCGCATGCGCGTTTATCTGATAACCCACGACCGGAGGTTTCGTACTTGCCTTTACCGGCAGTTTATCCACATCCAAAGCATACACAGTAAAGATATATCGGTGTGGCTTGTCACCCTTTGGAGGGCATGCGCCGCCAAAGCCCATACTTCCAAAATCGTTCACAGTCTCCAGTGTACCCTTGGGCATCGATTTCCCCGAAGCTCCCGCAGGAATGGACGTAGCATTCGCCGGAATATTCACTGCTATCCAGTGCCACCACCCGCTGCCTGTAGGAGCATCAGGATCATACACCGTAATTGCAAAACTCTTGGTACCCTTCGGCACACCACTCCAACTCAGTTCAGGCGATACATTTTTCCCATTACAGCCAAAACCGTTGAACTCCTGCTTTTTTGTCAGCTGTCCGCCAAGGTCACTGCTTGTGAGCGTAAAATTGCCTGCTAATACAAACATACTGGAAAATACTATAGCACTAAAAATACCTTTCATCCTGTCTCCTTTTTTTGATCTGATCAAAATATCATATTATAACCTTACGAACGGCAGTATTTATCCACCAGTTCTTCTATCGCTTTGACATCCAAAGGTTTGGTCGTGTAGTCATCCATACCTTCGTTCATGTATTTTTCCCTGTCTCCGGAAAGTGCATTGGCCGTCAATGCAATAATAGGGATATGTTTCAAGCCCTGCTCTTTTTCGTAGTCCAGTATGGCATGTGTCGCTTCCACACCTCCCATTACCGGCATCTGGATATCCATGAAGATCATATCGTAACGGTCGGCTTTGCGCGCTTCCAGCGCTTTCTCACCATTGTCGGCCAGCGTGACCTTCAAACCGAGCTTTTCCAGAATGATCTGGATGAGCTTCTGGTTGATGGGGTTGTCTTCCGCTACCAGTACCTGAAGCTCTCCGGCAGGCACTTCGACTTTTACTTCTTCAACAGGTGTTTCAGCAATTTCTTCCGGAAGCACTTCAGGCTCAACAGCTTCGGCCGGTGCTTCCTTCACCGTAATGACAAAGAAGAATGTCGCACCCTTGCCCTCTTCGCTCTCTACGGCAAGTTCACCGCCCATGGAGCGAATGATTTTCTTCGAAATCGTAAGCCCCAGGCCTGTTCCCCCGGACTTTCGGGTCGTACTCACAGTCGCCTGTGAATAGGCTTCAAATATCTTTTCCTGCTGCGCTTTGCTCAGCCCTATTCCCGAATCGCTTACAGATATCTTCAGGGTTACATCATCTCCTTCACGGCCAATGAGTTCTGCAGCCACATCGATCTTACCGCCTTTGGGGGTGAATTTCAGGGCATTGCTGATCAGGTTGTTGAGTACCTGTGACAGCCGGGTGGGGTCAGCTATGATCTTTTGGAGTATTTTTGGATCAACAAAGGTATTGAGCGCTATCTCCTTCTCTTCAATTTTTGGCATAAAGAGACCGACGGATGCTTTTACCTTGAAAGCAAGATCAAACGGAATATTCTCAAGCTCCATCTTCCCGGCATTGAGTTTGGAGACTTCCAGTACATCATTGACGATGACACGGAGATTGTTAGAACTCTCCCGTATCATCGAGACATACTCTTTCTGTTCTTTGCTCAGTTCCGTCCCGTCAAGAACCTCCGTCAGTCCGATGATCCCGTTGAGAGGTGTACGTATTTCGTGTGACATACTGGCAAGGAACATTTCTGTCGTTTTCTTTTCGTATTCGAGTTTTTCCGCTTTCTCGGAGACGGCCTTGAACTTTTTCTCCAGTAGCCGGTATTCATCAGTGAGTACCGAAGGTCCTTCCATTTTCTTTGGAGAGGATACTACTGGTATATTGGAACGCGAAGAGATCAGTACAAACGGGATGCCTGCCAGTATGGCCAAAAAAACGGACTGAAGCGGAGTCAGACTTAAAAGATAAAAACCCAAACCTCCTGTCAGAAGTGCTGCGCCGATCATAAAAAACAGTTTTTTTGTCATAGATATCCCCCGATTTCAGTACAGGAACTGTACTCTTCTTGGATAATTCTACCTAAAAAATATGTTTTTATAAAGTGTTATGATATAGCTGCTTCATTCTAAAATACTGATCGTTCAACAATCCTGCCGTTCTGTATCTCCACGATCCTCTGTGCTATTTGTTGGCCTTCCTCCCTGTTATGCGTCACATACACCAGTGTAAAGCCCAGCTTTTCCTGTAGAGTTATGATCTCCTGTCGAAGACGGATATTGAGTGCTTCGTCCAGACTTGAAAGCGGTTCATCCATCAACACTACTTTGGGAGAAAGTACCAGTGCACGTGCCAAGGCAACCCTTTGCTGTTCTCCACCCGAAAGGGCCTCGGTCTTTTTCTTTTCATAAGCGGGAAGCCCAACAAGTGCCAGAAATGCTTTGACCTTTTCCGCTCTCTCTTTTGGAGGAACCTTGTGCATCTTGAGGCCAAATGCTATATTCTCGCCTACATTCATATGCGGCCATAAGGCCAGGTCCTGAAAGACCATGGAGATAGCCCGCCGGTGGGGTGGCACGATGACGCTGCCCTCTTTGCTGACAACCTTCGAACCTATTACAATATCTCCTGAATCAGGTGCTATAAACCCAGCTATCAGTTTCAACAGGGTAGATTTCCCGGAACCGGAACTGCCAAGCAGCACAAGCCGTTCATTGGCTTTGACGCTTAGGTCGATCTTGTTCAGAATGGTTCTGTTTTCATACATAAATGAAAGGTTTCTGATCTTTATCATACTCTTTTCCACCTGTTCAATATAAAAAACGGTACTACGACGGAGAGCACCATAATGGCACAAAACGAAGCGATCATCTCCGGTTTCCCGTTTGCCATCTGTGTCACGATGTAGACCGGCAGCGTCTCATACCCGGGAGGATAGACCAGCATCGTGATTGTGCTTTCCCGGAAACAAAAAAGATAACTCACTGCAAAAACAGCAAGGAGTGTCTTTTTTGACTGCGGCAAAAGAATGTAACGCAGAACAGAAAACCAGTTCGCCCCGGATACCTGTGCCGCTTCTACCATGGAAGGTGGGATCTGCAACAATTTACGTTCACTCATTTTTGCCGCTACCGCCATATATTTGCCGGCATAACCAAAGATGACGATCAGTGCAGAAGTGTAAACGATATCGAGCATGGGTCTGTTCCAAAGCAGTATCAGTCCGATAGCCAGCACGGTCGCCGGAAGGGTCAACAGAAAAACGATACTGGCATCGAAAAACCGCCAGTACGGCAGTACTCTGTAGGCAATGATGTAAGCAAGCAAAAATCCAAGTATCGTCAATAAGGCTGCCCCGCTGAAACTATACAAATAACTGTGTACAAGCGGTATCCAAGCTTTTGCAAAGGCACCAAAGAGTGTCTCGAAGTCAGGAATACGCAAAAACAGGGACAGCAGAGGAAGGACAACGATCACCATAATAATAAATCCCACCGCTATACTGAATACTATCTGATATTTTTTCAGAAGTGATATGATGTTGATCCGCTCAAGTTCTTTGAGTTTGAACAGTTTTTTGTCCAGATAGACCCTTTCGACCAGCAGGACACCTGCGGCGACAATGATCATCGGCAGTGCCATCATCAGTGCCGCCTTAAAATCGTAGAAGGCGCTGAAACGTACAAAACTCTCCAGTGGGAAGACACGGTACCTCAGTACGTTCGCCACGCTGTACTCTCCAAAAGTCAGAATGAATACCAGTAAAAAGGAAAGTACCAGTGCCGGCATAATCAGCGGCAGTGAGATATACCTCAATACACCGATATCGCCCGTGTACAGTCTTGCCGCATCTTCAAGGTCGGTAGCCACCTGCTTCAGGAAGACCATCGTCAGTACAGTCGGAATGGGCAGATAGACTGAAAAAAGTACCCATGCCGTTCCTCCAAAACCAAAAAGGACAGTACTGAATGCACTATTGACACCGATGACATCTATCCACCCCAGCGCTATGATGTAAGGCGGGATCAGCAGAGGAACGATCAAAATAGATAAAAAGAATCGGGAAGCAATCAGATCGGTCTTGGCAAAGAGTACCCCCAGAAGCGTACCCAGAAATGTTGTGATCGAGGCAACGACAAAGCTCAGGAGTATACTGTTGGCAAAACTTCCGTAGACCTCTTTCTGCGAGAAAAGCGATCGAACTGTTTGTACATCCATACCGCTGAAAGCATTCCATATCATCACGATGACCGGCAGCAGGCCGATCAGCAGAAACAGCAGGATCACTCCCCAGGCGAATATCTGCCGCTGCATCGCTATCTGTCCAGCCAGGCTTTGAGATAAGGCTGTATTTTTATCATTTCATCTGCCTCTCTGGCATAATCAATCTTCATCACTTTCAGTTCCGAGATCGGTTTGAGCGATGCAGGTATTTTAACACCCTTGTGCAGGGGTATCTGTGCGCAGTCTGCAAAAGCCAGTATCTCTTCCGTTTCAGGGCTGAGTAGAAAATCAATCAGTTTTTTGGCAGCTTCAGGATGCTTGGCATGGGTTATGAGCATCACGGTATTGGGGATGACAAACAGACCCGTTTCCCCCTCTTTCTGGTCAGGGTAGATTATGCTGACCGGAGCATGCTGCTTGAGGCGGCTTACGGCATCATCACTGTCCACTAGAGCGAAATCATATTTGCCCGATGCAACCAGATCGGCACTTTCGCCATTGCTTGTAGCAATGGCTACATTATTTGCCTTCATCTGCTCCAAAAACTGCTTTGCATTTGCATCACCCAAAAGTGTAAAAAGTGCTGCCATATGGGAAGTGGTCGTACCAAAGAGCGGATTGGCAATGACCCCTTTTCCTTTGAATTCAGGTTTAGCATAGTCAAAGACGGAAGCGGGAACCATCTCTGCATTTTTGTTGACAATGAAAAGCCGTACCCTTGCTGAAAAACCAGTCCAATAGTGCTCTTTTTGTTTGAACTCTTCCGGTATGCCTTTGGCATTGGGGCTTTCATAAGGTACTAAAATATCTTTTTTACGGAGCACCTCCGCCCTGATGGGTTCATTCGCCCAGTAGACATCCGCCTGGGGATTGTTCTTTTCCGCGATCAGGCGGTTCATCACCCCAGTACTTTTGGATTCCTCACTGTCATACACGGCATTGACCCTGATACCTGTTTTCTCTTCAAAGGCTTTCAATACCGGTTCGGAAAATACCTGATCTTCGGAAACATATATGGTGACACTCTGTGTATCGTTTTGTTTTGAACATGATGCAAATATGAGAGATACAAACAAAAGAAGTATGAATTTCATCATTTATCATCCTTTACCGTGAAGTCATCAAAGGAAGTAGCCGCATCTGCCTTGGTCCACACACCGACACCACCACTTTTTTTGATAGCATCATTGTCGTAACTCAACAACTTTTTACCATTTAAAAAGCCTTCAAAATGACTGCCTTTCTGTATGATCTTCATAAGGTGCCACCCCTTCTCAAGATGCACATCAGCAGAATACAACTTCTTTCGGTCACCGTTTATCACGGAGTAAAACCTGAAATTGTCTTCAAGCGGATTGAACCTTGCAACATAGTATGTATCCTTATCCTGTACTCGCCACATAATCCCGCCACCCTGATCTATCTTCCCGTTATTTGCTTTGAACCATACGGAGATCTCACCATCTTTAAATGACACATCATTGGTGTAACAAAGATTAAAAGACCCACCATAGCCCTCGTCAAATGCACTGAGAGACAAAACCTTTTTCCCCCGGAACGGCTCTTTTGTTTCAACTACTTCCCACACTGCTGTTGTTCTTTCGGCATTCGTAGCTGCACTTTTCCATGTTTTGGGAAGATGGCCTGTTTTTACGTTTTCAAAATTCTCCTCTGTTACAGAGCTATAAGCGAATGTGGAAACACCCACTACCACCAAAGAATAAAAGAATAAAAGCTTCAACTGCTGCTTCATCACAGAACTCCTCTCTTTGTTTTTGGGCATTATACCACGTTTCCATATGTGATATTTTGCCCCAATCTACACAATCACCTTCAACATCTTTGCATATTCTTCGGGTATCTCAAAGGCTTTACCTTCAAGGTAGGAAGCTCCAACCGTATTGATCCAGGCTCTGGAAGTATGGATGCCGTATATTTTCAGGAGGTGCCTGCCATTCTCTTCCGTCAGCTCATAACGCCTTACATCAACGGCAAGAGGTTCTTTCTCTCCTTCGAGCAGCACTTCCAGGGTTATACTTTTATTTTTGGAATCCAAATTGAGTTTCAGCATCTTTCCATACTCCTTTATGTAAGCGTTTATGGCTATCTTGGCACCTTTTGACAGTGCGGCATCTTTCACTTTTTTCAACATCGTTCAAAACTCCGTTTTGTTATAGAGCATTTCTACCTTCTCGCTGCCATATTTTTTCTCCAGCCGCTTCACGATAAAATGTCCCTCTGCCATATCCTGGAAGTGGCCGATGAACATCAGGTTGATCGCCGCACCGCCTGCCGCACCTACAAGCGGAATGGTCTGTGCTGCCAGCTTTTCGGAGACCACAATGCCAAAACGAGATGCAATGGTATTGATGAATTTGATGAGTATGGGCATCTGAAAAAGGTTCTACTGCGTACATATAGGACTCCTCTGTTCTAATTCTAACAACTTCTTCTTGTGATCTTCATCATCTCATCAGCCCCTTTCTGGAACTCATACCCGGTTTTGACAATTTCCACTTTATAGCCATCTGCTTCCAGCATATCTACTATGCTTTCAACGTAGGGAGACCGTTCGTTCGTCAGCGTCAGCAGCGGGAAAATGCGTACCTCTTTGGATACCCGAAGCATCTCTCTGACAGCATCTTTATGAAAAGATTCATCCAGGTGGTCACTGTAGAGGAAAAGAAAGTGTGAAGAGAGTGCCAGATCAAAGCTGTCATTTTCAAAGGGAAGATTCGGCAGTTCAGCGGCAATGTATCTGCCCTCCTCTTTCCCATCTTCATAGTCCATCAGAAACTCCATCATTGCTTCGATGCGTATGTGCTCCAGTGATTCTACATCAGGGATGTTCTTCCAGACGAAATTACCGGCATTCGCTTTCACCTGCGCCATCACATCTTCCGCAACCTCATCGATACGCTGCATGATCTCCTTCTTGCTGTAGGCATAGAGCGGATCGATGGAAACCACAGTGCCATCGTCGTAGTCCACTTCCGTATTGAAACTCGATGGTCCGTCACCGCATCCGAGTATCTTTTTAGTCAGCACATCCTCTTTGCTGAGATCGAACATCTCCATATACTCTTTTTTGCTGCGTCCCCAAGGTATGATGTTTTCCAGTTTCATGGTATGTACACTCTTTTTTTCTTGTCATTCTATCACACAAAACGATATAATCGTCCTTATGACAGTCACGATCCCCAACTATATGATAGAAAGAAACGAACCGACACTTGTTCATCTTGGCAACGATCTTTACCTGGAACAGATGCGGACCCATACCCAAAAGATACTTGTCCGCAATACGATGCATGGTCTCACGCTCGTAGAATCCGGATACAAAGAGGTGGAAATGAACACCCAAAGTACTGTCATCGAAAAAGAACATGCCGTATTTTTTGCACAGGGAAACTACTTCAGCAACCAAAACTCCTCTGATTACAGAACACTCACTCTCTTTTTTGATGATACCTACATAATCAATCTGCTCAAGAAATACCGGATCGCGCCGCAAGGTACTGCAAAGCGCATTGAAGTCATTCCCTACGGTACATCCGATACCATCAGAATACTCATCGAATCCATTCAAGTTACTGCCAGAGAGAAGAAACCCCATTTCAAAACCCTGCTCAAACTCAAAACGGAACTACTTTTTTTGGAATTCTACCAACACGCACCCCGTCAACTCGCATCTTTCTTCCAGCATGTAACTGAAACCTCAAACGAGCGTATGCGTTATATTCTGGAAGAGAATATCGACATTCTCTACACCGTTACCGATATGCATACGCTCCTGCGTATGGGCCCTTCACACTTTCATACACAGTTCGTCAAACATTTCGGGGTATCTCCCAAAACATGGCTGGACAAAAAACGTATGGAGAAGGCAATGTTCCTTCTGACCTCTTCCGAGAAAAGCATCAAGGAGATCGCTGCGGAGTGTGGCTACAGCACTTCTTCCTGGTTTATCGTACAATTC
This DNA window, taken from Sulfurovum lithotrophicum, encodes the following:
- a CDS encoding class I SAM-dependent methyltransferase, whose protein sequence is MKLENIIPWGRSKKEYMEMFDLSKEDVLTKKILGCGDGPSSFNTEVDYDDGTVVSIDPLYAYSKKEIMQRIDEVAEDVMAQVKANAGNFVWKNIPDVESLEHIRIEAMMEFLMDYEDGKEEGRYIAAELPNLPFENDSFDLALSSHFLFLYSDHLDESFHKDAVREMLRVSKEVRIFPLLTLTNERSPYVESIVDMLEADGYKVEIVKTGYEFQKGADEMMKITRRSC
- a CDS encoding family 16 glycoside hydrolase codes for the protein MKQQLKLLFFYSLVVVGVSTFAYSSVTEENFENVKTGHLPKTWKSAATNAERTTAVWEVVETKEPFRGKKVLSLSAFDEGYGGSFNLCYTNDVSFKDGEISVWFKANNGKIDQGGGIMWRVQDKDTYYVARFNPLEDNFRFYSVINGDRKKLYSADVHLEKGWHLMKIIQKGSHFEGFLNGKKLLSYDNDAIKKSGGVGVWTKADAATSFDDFTVKDDK
- a CDS encoding helix-turn-helix domain-containing protein; this encodes MTVTIPNYMIERNEPTLVHLGNDLYLEQMRTHTQKILVRNTMHGLTLVESGYKEVEMNTQSTVIEKEHAVFFAQGNYFSNQNSSDYRTLTLFFDDTYIINLLKKYRIAPQGTAKRIEVIPYGTSDTIRILIESIQVTAREKKPHFKTLLKLKTELLFLEFYQHAPRQLASFFQHVTETSNERMRYILEENIDILYTVTDMHTLLRMGPSHFHTQFVKHFGVSPKTWLDKKRMEKAMFLLTSSEKSIKEIAAECGYSTSSWFIVQFKKYCKTTPREFRVENRYK
- a CDS encoding EcsC family protein, whose translation is MPILIKFINTIASRFGIVVSEKLAAQTIPLVGAAGGAAINLMFIGHFQDMAEGHFIVKRLEKKYGSEKVEMLYNKTEF